From a region of the Prevotella melaninogenica genome:
- a CDS encoding XRE family transcriptional regulator, whose translation MIRNKIANKRWTEGDATFVKNNLGKLSFEQMGRALNRSAMSVRLFALRNRLTVGLQVKRNILMEMLKIKYRHPEDFTPTRTFYTETGINQRRFWDLYYGRKNITVRSMLR comes from the coding sequence ATGATTAGAAACAAAATAGCTAATAAACGGTGGACAGAAGGTGATGCTACCTTTGTCAAGAATAATCTTGGTAAGCTGTCATTTGAACAGATGGGAAGAGCATTGAATAGAAGTGCTATGTCTGTTCGCCTCTTTGCATTGCGCAATCGCCTTACTGTCGGATTGCAAGTCAAGCGCAATATCCTTATGGAAATGTTGAAGATAAAGTACCGACACCCCGAAGACTTCACGCCTACAAGAACATTTTACACAGAAACGGGAATTAATCAACGTCGTTTTTGGGACTTATACTATGGACGAAAAAACATCACAGTAAGGAGTATGCTGCGGTAG
- a CDS encoding 4-hydroxybenzoyl-CoA thioesterase produces MKTKEFEKAIDLLGLAIVIDEMKLSHGHVRQATGHLENEGIIWNEKGEGFSTEFEWRENKEDGDLVGVFGSSLERNKLYDLKFE; encoded by the coding sequence ATGAAAACAAAGGAATTTGAAAAAGCAATTGACTTATTAGGCTTAGCTATCGTAATCGACGAGATGAAACTAAGCCATGGACATGTCCGCCAAGCGACGGGTCATCTCGAGAATGAAGGTATCATTTGGAATGAAAAAGGAGAGGGTTTCTCTACTGAATTTGAATGGAGAGAAAATAAAGAAGATGGTGACCTTGTAGGAGTCTTTGGTAGCTCGCTGGAAAGAAACAAATTGTATGACCTTAAATTTGAATAA
- a CDS encoding XRE family transcriptional regulator produces MRFKEYIYSLPNQRKEEISKIMKLCRVNESTVYRWLRGDFTPAPQKRKVISDYLNIPENELFPDA; encoded by the coding sequence ATGAGATTCAAAGAGTACATATATTCTCTTCCTAATCAGCGCAAAGAAGAGATATCAAAGATTATGAAGTTATGCCGTGTTAATGAAAGTACTGTCTATAGATGGTTAAGGGGCGACTTTACTCCAGCCCCACAGAAGAGAAAGGTAATCTCAGACTATCTTAACATACCTGAAAACGAGCTCTTCCCTGATGCATAA
- a CDS encoding helix-turn-helix transcriptional regulator, with the protein MKMEEETITNRIVQLMNKEGHTINTFARKLNISWTSANNIITGRNAPNYETIVKILTSFENIDANWLIMGQERREETNEDKLYSVISMQQKTIENQQRTIDRLTAKLVENVSEDSVKKVADVV; encoded by the coding sequence ATGAAAATGGAAGAAGAAACTATTACTAATCGCATCGTTCAATTGATGAACAAAGAAGGGCATACGATAAATACGTTCGCTCGAAAATTGAATATATCTTGGACTTCGGCTAATAATATCATCACTGGTCGCAACGCACCTAATTATGAAACCATAGTTAAGATTTTAACGAGTTTTGAAAACATTGATGCTAACTGGTTGATAATGGGGCAGGAAAGACGAGAAGAAACTAATGAGGATAAACTTTATTCTGTTATTTCGATGCAACAGAAAACCATAGAAAATCAACAGAGAACAATAGACCGATTAACAGCGAAGCTCGTTGAAAACGTATCTGAAGATTCTGTTAAAAAAGTGGCGGATGTCGTATAA
- the dusB gene encoding tRNA dihydrouridine synthase DusB yields the protein MKIGTIDLGERPLFLAPMEDVTDIGFRKMCKRFGAAMVYTEFVSADAVIRNIKSTLAKIVIDDSERPVGIQIYGRDVASMVEAAKIVEQVKPDVIDINFGCPVKKVANKGAGSGMLKNIPLLLDITREVVKAVNTPVTVKTRLGWDNDNLIITDLAEQLQDCGIQALTIHGRTRAQMYTGEADWTLIGEVKNNPRIHIPIIGNGDVTSIEEAHEKFDRYGVDAVMIGRATFGCPWLFNQGEKQLTIDDKIDILEEMLRINVERIDEHRGILHTRRHLAASPIFKGIPDFKKTRIAMLRTTKMDELMAILEDCREKLRE from the coding sequence ATGAAAATAGGAACAATAGATTTGGGGGAACGCCCACTATTCTTGGCTCCAATGGAAGATGTGACGGATATTGGCTTCCGAAAGATGTGCAAACGCTTCGGTGCAGCCATGGTATATACGGAGTTTGTGTCGGCTGATGCAGTTATCCGTAATATCAAATCAACACTTGCAAAGATAGTCATTGACGATAGTGAGCGCCCTGTAGGCATACAGATATACGGCAGAGATGTAGCTTCAATGGTTGAAGCAGCCAAGATTGTAGAACAGGTAAAGCCCGATGTGATTGACATTAACTTTGGTTGTCCGGTGAAGAAAGTGGCTAACAAGGGTGCTGGCTCTGGTATGTTGAAGAACATCCCACTGCTACTTGATATCACACGAGAGGTGGTAAAGGCTGTCAACACACCTGTCACTGTGAAGACTCGATTAGGTTGGGACAACGATAATTTGATTATTACCGACCTTGCAGAACAGCTACAAGACTGTGGTATACAGGCATTAACCATTCATGGACGTACTCGCGCACAGATGTATACAGGCGAAGCTGACTGGACATTGATTGGTGAGGTGAAGAACAATCCACGCATCCATATCCCCATCATTGGCAATGGTGATGTTACAAGTATTGAAGAAGCGCACGAGAAGTTTGACCGTTATGGTGTTGATGCGGTGATGATTGGTCGTGCAACCTTCGGCTGTCCGTGGCTCTTTAATCAAGGTGAGAAGCAGTTGACTATCGATGACAAGATAGATATACTTGAAGAAATGCTACGCATTAATGTGGAACGTATCGACGAACATCGTGGTATCTTGCACACACGTCGACACTTAGCAGCATCGCCAATCTTCAAAGGAATCCCTGATTTTAAGAAGACACGCATCGCTATGTTGCGCACAACAAAGATGGATGAGTTGATGGCAATCCTTGAAGATTGCAGAGAAAAACTAAGAGAATGA
- a CDS encoding DUF3791 domain-containing protein, translated as MDDQYKIPYLNAVIRTFGNRFNLTVQQSFRYLYNFKGIQFLLEYYDVEHTLSIDDTVDDLIKVCQKNGGELA; from the coding sequence ATGGATGATCAGTATAAAATCCCCTATTTGAACGCTGTTATCAGAACGTTTGGCAATCGCTTTAACTTGACGGTACAGCAATCTTTCCGCTATCTTTATAACTTTAAAGGAATACAATTTCTTTTAGAGTATTATGACGTGGAACATACATTGTCTATAGATGATACGGTAGATGACCTTATCAAAGTTTGTCAAAAGAATGGAGGAGAATTAGCATGA
- a CDS encoding DUF3990 domain-containing protein: protein MRLYHGTNIDFSEIDLAKSFPLKDFGQGFYLTTIREQAERMAKRKHEALGGKAIVQEYEFDESALHKGDLKVLIFEGTTPEWATFIFNNRSRNKNYQHDYDIVVGPIADDGVAFLINQYTTGAVTLAQFTRMLKFKKLSNQYFFGTEKAVKLLSRIK, encoded by the coding sequence ATGAGACTTTATCATGGTACTAATATTGATTTTTCAGAGATTGATCTCGCAAAGTCTTTCCCGCTAAAAGACTTCGGACAAGGCTTTTACTTGACGACAATACGTGAGCAGGCAGAACGAATGGCGAAACGAAAACACGAAGCATTGGGGGGCAAAGCCATTGTACAAGAGTATGAATTCGATGAGAGTGCCTTACATAAAGGTGATTTGAAAGTGCTGATTTTTGAAGGAACTACCCCTGAATGGGCAACATTTATCTTTAATAATAGGTCAAGAAACAAAAACTATCAGCATGATTATGATATCGTTGTCGGACCTATAGCAGATGATGGAGTAGCCTTTCTTATTAACCAATACACGACGGGAGCAGTCACTTTGGCACAGTTTACAAGGATGCTTAAGTTTAAGAAGCTCAGTAATCAGTATTTCTTTGGAACTGAAAAGGCTGTAAAATTATTAAGTAGAATAAAGTAA
- a CDS encoding heavy metal translocating P-type ATPase has product MKKKLIRIILTAVLLAGAWLVEHFTALPMWQVLLVYLVPYLVISYDVLGEAVEGIMEGDPFDENFLMSIATIGALLIGFLPGAEPQFIEGVFVMLFFQLGELFEHYAEDKARDSISELMDIRPDVANVERNGVVVSVSPEEVKIGETVIVKPGEKIPLDGRVLEGASSLNTVALTGESMPRDVSAGMEVISGCVNLSGVLKVQVEKAYSESTAAKIIQLVEEAGDNKSRSESFIRRFARVYTPIVVIAALALAVIPPFFYDSYAPAFGVWLYRALTFLVVSCPCALVISIPLTFFAGIGGASHKGILIKGGNYMDALSKLSTVVFDKTGTLTRGTFDVEAIHPERLSEHELLHLAAHVERYSTHPIALALRMAYANEKDNCTVEDIQETAGQGITATVNNQKVSVGNSRLMATLGITIPICKRCTSHAGTIVHVAIDGEYAGHIVISDQLKADAVKAIESLKQLGVSKTVMLSGDKREVVEQVAEQTKVTEYYAELLPTDKVKHVERLIAEKNAGETIAFVGDGINDAPVLARADVGIAMGALGSDAAIEAADVVLMDDKPSKIALAIELSRRTIFIAKENAWFAIGIKVAVLLLATFGMASMGLAVFADVGVMVLAVLNAMRAR; this is encoded by the coding sequence ATGAAAAAGAAACTTATAAGAATCATTCTTACGGCTGTACTCCTCGCTGGAGCATGGTTAGTAGAGCATTTCACAGCACTTCCAATGTGGCAGGTGCTGCTTGTTTATTTGGTCCCTTATCTGGTTATCAGTTATGATGTATTAGGTGAAGCGGTTGAGGGAATCATGGAAGGCGATCCTTTTGATGAAAACTTCCTTATGAGTATTGCGACTATCGGAGCATTGCTCATCGGTTTTCTTCCTGGTGCCGAACCACAGTTTATCGAAGGAGTCTTCGTGATGTTGTTCTTCCAATTAGGCGAACTCTTTGAGCATTATGCGGAAGATAAGGCGCGCGACTCCATCTCTGAACTGATGGATATTCGTCCCGATGTAGCCAATGTGGAACGAAATGGAGTGGTAGTGAGCGTAAGTCCAGAGGAAGTGAAGATAGGTGAGACGGTGATTGTTAAACCAGGAGAGAAGATTCCATTAGATGGAAGAGTGCTTGAGGGCGCCTCCAGCCTTAATACCGTAGCCCTTACGGGTGAGAGTATGCCACGTGATGTAAGTGCAGGCATGGAAGTTATCTCTGGTTGTGTTAACCTTTCGGGTGTGTTAAAGGTGCAAGTTGAAAAGGCATATAGCGAGTCTACCGCTGCAAAGATTATCCAACTCGTTGAAGAGGCAGGTGATAACAAGTCACGCAGTGAGTCTTTCATTCGCCGTTTTGCACGTGTCTATACGCCTATCGTGGTGATTGCCGCTCTTGCTTTGGCTGTTATTCCTCCGTTCTTTTATGATAGTTACGCACCAGCCTTTGGTGTTTGGCTCTATCGTGCATTGACCTTCTTGGTTGTAAGTTGCCCATGTGCTTTGGTTATTTCTATTCCTCTTACCTTCTTTGCGGGTATCGGTGGGGCTTCTCATAAGGGAATCCTCATTAAGGGTGGTAACTATATGGATGCTTTGTCAAAGCTCTCTACGGTAGTATTCGATAAGACAGGAACATTGACACGTGGTACTTTTGATGTTGAGGCTATCCACCCAGAGAGACTCTCTGAGCATGAGTTGCTCCATTTAGCAGCCCATGTTGAACGTTATTCTACCCATCCAATTGCCCTTGCTCTCCGTATGGCATATGCGAATGAAAAGGATAATTGTACTGTTGAAGATATACAAGAAACAGCGGGACAGGGCATTACGGCTACTGTTAATAATCAGAAAGTAAGTGTTGGTAACAGCCGTTTAATGGCAACATTAGGTATTACAATCCCTATCTGCAAGCGTTGTACGAGCCATGCGGGTACGATTGTTCACGTTGCGATTGATGGTGAATATGCAGGTCATATCGTTATCTCTGACCAGTTAAAGGCTGATGCTGTGAAGGCTATAGAGTCTCTGAAGCAGTTGGGGGTTAGTAAGACAGTGATGCTGAGCGGCGACAAGAGGGAAGTTGTTGAGCAAGTTGCCGAGCAGACAAAGGTGACGGAATACTATGCCGAACTGCTCCCTACTGACAAAGTAAAGCATGTTGAGCGTCTCATTGCAGAGAAAAATGCAGGTGAAACAATCGCCTTTGTTGGTGATGGAATCAATGATGCACCAGTGTTGGCACGTGCTGATGTGGGCATTGCTATGGGTGCTTTGGGAAGTGATGCAGCCATCGAAGCAGCTGATGTTGTGTTGATGGATGATAAACCTTCAAAGATTGCACTTGCTATTGAACTCTCACGTCGTACTATTTTCATTGCAAAGGAGAACGCATGGTTCGCCATCGGTATTAAAGTTGCAGTCCTTCTTCTTGCCACCTTTGGAATGGCAAGCATGGGATTAGCTGTCTTTGCTGATGTTGGCGTTATGGTTCTTGCCGTTCTTAATGCGATGAGAGCAAGATAG